In Scomber scombrus chromosome 17, fScoSco1.1, whole genome shotgun sequence, the following proteins share a genomic window:
- the LOC133997255 gene encoding uncharacterized protein LOC133997255: protein METQVGGEDIRQAEKVCLKRKLTGPPRLLLLGKTRTRSVREDRSEVRDKPDGFSLKSSAAAAAESDAADVEEEASPVCDVTGESADVTDRKLKRRRWWRLLLCFRTKSSKKQRSDEFPPAEGALQEAEAVDTEEKKTTFKRFLTSANARRAAEQRDEKPSATLRKKLRLFLSRSSPTNEDVAAGDEPAGLETATTDPGQEVVTSIAEINVQPSEDTTSPDEPLTEERRVSVAAATDQSEIVQTDPANANELPVDLNEVDEVSCDAAELESDEEAQPMNNGPAVILNSSIRIQLVPPDDITEQEEEEEFWEGNQNHLLLLFGFHHSELQLLQAARSVVRAAMNAAVDQLSREQLREPLGCRDA from the coding sequence ATGGAGACGCAGGTCGGAGGTGAAGACATCCGGCAAGCAGAGAAAGTCTGTTTGAAGAGAAAGCTGACGGGTCCTccgaggctgctgctgctgggaaaGACCAGGACCAGGAGTGTCAGGGAGGACCGGTCCGAGGTCCGGGACAAACCGGACGGATTCTCACTGAAATcctccgctgctgctgctgctgagagcGATGCTGCCGACGTGGAGGAAGAAGCTTCACctgtgtgtgatgtcacaggCGAGAGCGCTGACGTCACCGACAGGAAGCTGAAGAGACGCAGGTGGTGGAGACTGTTGCTTTGTTTCAGGACGAAAAGTTCAAAAAAGCAGCGCAGTGACGAGTTTCCTCCAGCAGAGGGGGCGCTGCAGGAGGCCGAGGCCGTCGACACggaagagaagaagacaacGTTCAAAAGGTTCCTGACGTCTGCCAATGCTCGACGAGCTGCTGAGCAGAGAGACGAGAAACCTTCAGCAACGCTCAGGAAGAAACTGAGACTGTTTCTGAGCCGATCGTCTCCGACGAACGAGGACGTTGCCGCGGGAGACGAACCCGCCGGCCTCGAGACTGCTACGACTGATCCGGGTCAGGAGGTCGTGACTAGCATCGCAGAGATTAACGTCCAGCCGTCTGAAGACACGACGAGTCCAGACGAGCCGCTGACAGAAGAGAGACGCGTCAGTGTTGCCGCAGCGACGGACCAATCAGAGATCGTCCAAACTGACCCGGCGAACGCTAACGAGCTTCCTGTTGATTTAAACGAGGTTGACGAGGTTTCCTGCGACGCCGCTGAACTCGAGTCAGACGAGGAGGCTCAGCCAATGAACAACGGACCCGCCGTCATCCTAAACAGCAGCATCCGCATCCAGCTGGTTcctcctgatgacatcacagagcaagaggaggaagaggagttttGGGAGGGGAACCAGAaccacctgctcctcctcttcggCTTCCACCACAGcgagctgcagctgctgcaggcgGCTCGCTCTGTGGTCCGAGCCGCCATGAACGCCGCCGTGGATCAGCTGAGCAGAGAACAGCTCAGAGAGCCGCTGGGCTGCCGAGACGCCTGA